A DNA window from Pseudomonas resinovorans NBRC 106553 contains the following coding sequences:
- a CDS encoding aldehyde dehydrogenase family protein: MTQPAAISRNPATGAEIARYPYQDAAALEASLASTQRGFETWSQFSVEQRGAVLLSMAKALRANAETMARMTTNEMGMPISQSRGEIEKCAKLCEWYAEHGPAMVADEPTLVEDDKAVVAYMPLGPVLAVMPWNFPVWQVMRGAVPIIFGGNTYVLKHAPNVMGGAHLLAATWAEAGLPEGVFEVINVEPPLVSVAIADPRIAMVAVTGSVGAGAAIAAQAGAALKKCVLELGGSDPFIVLADADLDAAVKAAVTSRFNNAGQVCIAAKRIILEAPIAEAFTERFVAAVQALKIGDPQADSTFIGPMARFDLRDELDGQVQATLAEGATLLLGGHKLEGEGNFYAPTVLADVTPDMTAFRKEIFGPVASLIVARDAEHAVELANDSEFGLGGALWTTDAAKGQKLARRIVSGAVFINGFTASDPRVPIGGVKKSGYGRELSHFGLREFLNVQTIWRDRG, encoded by the coding sequence ATGACCCAGCCCGCCGCCATTTCCCGTAACCCCGCCACCGGCGCGGAAATCGCCCGCTATCCCTACCAGGACGCCGCCGCCCTGGAGGCCAGCCTGGCCTCCACCCAGCGTGGCTTCGAGACCTGGAGCCAGTTCAGCGTCGAACAACGCGGCGCCGTGTTGCTGTCCATGGCCAAGGCCCTGCGCGCCAACGCCGAGACCATGGCACGGATGACCACCAATGAAATGGGCATGCCCATCAGCCAGTCCCGTGGCGAGATCGAGAAGTGCGCCAAGCTCTGCGAGTGGTACGCCGAGCACGGCCCGGCCATGGTCGCCGACGAGCCGACCCTGGTGGAAGACGACAAGGCCGTGGTCGCCTACATGCCGCTCGGCCCCGTACTGGCCGTGATGCCCTGGAATTTCCCGGTGTGGCAGGTGATGCGCGGCGCGGTGCCGATCATCTTCGGCGGCAACACCTACGTACTCAAGCACGCCCCCAACGTCATGGGCGGTGCCCACCTGCTGGCCGCCACCTGGGCCGAGGCCGGCCTGCCGGAAGGCGTGTTCGAGGTGATCAACGTGGAGCCGCCGCTGGTTTCCGTGGCCATCGCCGATCCGCGCATCGCCATGGTGGCGGTGACCGGCAGCGTCGGCGCGGGTGCCGCCATTGCCGCCCAGGCCGGTGCGGCGCTGAAGAAGTGCGTGCTGGAGCTGGGTGGTTCCGACCCCTTCATCGTGCTGGCCGACGCCGACCTGGATGCCGCAGTCAAAGCCGCTGTCACCAGCCGCTTCAACAACGCCGGTCAGGTCTGCATCGCGGCCAAGCGCATCATTCTCGAAGCGCCCATCGCCGAGGCCTTCACCGAGCGCTTCGTGGCGGCGGTGCAAGCCCTGAAGATCGGTGATCCGCAGGCCGATTCCACCTTCATCGGCCCCATGGCCCGCTTCGACCTGCGCGACGAGCTGGATGGCCAGGTGCAAGCCACCCTGGCCGAAGGCGCGACCCTGCTGCTGGGCGGCCACAAGCTGGAAGGCGAGGGCAACTTCTACGCCCCCACCGTACTGGCTGACGTGACCCCGGACATGACCGCCTTCCGCAAGGAAATCTTCGGCCCGGTGGCCTCCCTGATCGTCGCCCGTGATGCCGAGCACGCGGTGGAGCTGGCCAACGACAGCGAGTTCGGCCTGGGTGGCGCGCTCTGGACCACCGACGCGGCCAAAGGCCAGAAACTGGCCCGTCGCATCGTCAGCGGCGCGGTGTTCATCAACGGCTTCACCGCCTCCGACCCGCGCGTGCCGATCGGCGGCGTGAAGAAGAGCGGTTACGGCCGTGAGCTGTCGCACTTCGGCCTGCGCGAGTTCCTCAACGTGCAGACCATCTGGCGCGACCGCGGCTGA
- a CDS encoding DUF2282 domain-containing protein, producing MKTPTASVVSATGLALALSTAIGLAMTPMGAQAADNEKCFGVAMKGKNDCAAGAGTSCAGTAKMDYQGNSWKYVPAGTCEKTASPTSPTGHGQMQAFKEEKKG from the coding sequence ATGAAAACCCCGACTGCCAGTGTCGTATCCGCAACCGGTCTGGCCCTGGCCCTGAGCACCGCCATCGGCCTCGCCATGACCCCCATGGGCGCCCAGGCCGCCGACAACGAGAAGTGTTTCGGCGTGGCCATGAAAGGCAAGAACGACTGCGCCGCCGGCGCCGGCACCTCCTGCGCGGGCACCGCGAAAATGGATTACCAGGGCAACTCCTGGAAGTACGTCCCGGCCGGCACCTGTGAAAAGACCGCTTCCCCCACCTCGCCCACCGGCCATGGCCAGATGCAGGCCTTCAAGGAAGAGAAGAAGGGCTGA
- a CDS encoding DUF692 domain-containing protein produces MTHSTLPRAPAGRLPARAGIGLKSQHHRDVLDGRPDLGFFEIHAENYMVAGGPFHHYLGLIRADYPLSLHGVGLSIGAEQPLDQAHLQRLAALIRRYEPASFSEHLAWSTHGEVFLNDLLPLAYDQANLMRVCQHIDQVQSHLQRQMLLENPATYLEFDDSSLAEAEFISEVVKRTGCGLLLDLSNAYLSCINHNRDLRAYLDALPLQAVGEIHLAGFAEDQDAAGARLLIDHHGSAVDDAVWTLYRETLQRLGPVPTLIERDNEIPPLAVLSREAERAEGLLRKAAAR; encoded by the coding sequence ATGACCCACTCCACCCTGCCCCGCGCTCCCGCCGGCCGCCTGCCGGCGCGGGCCGGCATCGGGCTCAAGTCCCAGCACCACCGGGACGTGCTCGATGGCCGGCCGGACCTCGGGTTCTTCGAGATCCACGCCGAGAACTACATGGTGGCGGGCGGCCCCTTCCACCACTACCTGGGGCTGATCCGCGCGGACTACCCCCTCTCGCTCCACGGTGTCGGCCTGTCCATCGGCGCCGAGCAGCCGCTGGACCAGGCACACCTGCAGCGCCTGGCCGCGCTGATTCGGCGCTACGAGCCGGCGTCCTTCTCAGAGCATCTCGCCTGGTCCACCCATGGCGAGGTCTTTCTCAACGACCTGCTGCCGCTGGCCTACGACCAGGCGAACCTCATGCGGGTCTGCCAGCACATCGACCAGGTACAGAGCCATCTGCAACGGCAGATGCTGCTGGAGAACCCGGCCACCTACCTGGAGTTCGACGACTCCAGCCTGGCGGAGGCCGAGTTCATCAGCGAAGTGGTCAAGCGCACCGGGTGCGGCCTGCTGCTGGACCTGAGCAACGCCTACCTCTCGTGCATCAACCACAACCGTGACCTGCGCGCCTACCTGGACGCCCTGCCGCTGCAGGCGGTGGGCGAAATCCACCTGGCGGGCTTCGCCGAAGACCAGGACGCCGCTGGCGCACGCCTGCTGATCGACCATCACGGTTCGGCGGTGGATGACGCGGTCTGGACCCTCTACCGCGAGACCCTGCAACGCCTTGGCCCTGTGCCCACCCTGATCGAACGGGACAACGAGATACCCCCGCTGGCGGTGCTGTCGCGCGAGGCCGAGCGCGCCGAAGGGCTGCTGCGCAAGGCGGCGGCACGATGA
- a CDS encoding DUF2063 domain-containing protein, with protein sequence MNATFAKALLDPQMPCPPGLRAWNGSDPARRFAVYRNNVLASLGNALGETFPVVRQLVGEDFFASMARLFLQASPPRSPVLAFYGEGFAKFIAAFPAAASLPYLADVARLELAQVHAYHAADLPPLESASLATALADPELLPGMCFQLHPSMAVVSSDHAIASLWAAHQGLLELAEVDTRQAECALVLRNGLEVEVSRIGPSDCAFIQALAAGSPLGSAVGAALAIDNDFNLASTLARLLAGGAITRFTLHSGSQMP encoded by the coding sequence ATGAACGCCACCTTCGCCAAGGCCCTGCTCGACCCGCAAATGCCCTGCCCGCCCGGCCTGCGTGCCTGGAACGGCTCGGACCCGGCACGGCGCTTCGCGGTGTACCGCAACAATGTGCTGGCGTCGCTGGGCAACGCCCTCGGCGAGACCTTCCCGGTGGTCCGGCAACTGGTGGGCGAGGACTTCTTCGCCAGCATGGCGCGCCTGTTCCTGCAGGCGTCGCCACCACGCTCGCCGGTGCTGGCCTTCTATGGCGAGGGCTTCGCCAAGTTCATCGCCGCCTTTCCGGCGGCCGCGAGCCTGCCCTACCTGGCGGATGTGGCGCGGCTGGAGCTGGCCCAGGTGCACGCCTATCACGCCGCCGACCTGCCGCCCCTGGAGAGCGCCAGCCTGGCCACCGCCCTGGCCGACCCGGAGCTGCTGCCCGGCATGTGCTTCCAGCTGCATCCGTCAATGGCGGTGGTGAGCTCCGACCATGCCATCGCCTCGCTCTGGGCCGCCCACCAGGGCCTGCTGGAACTGGCCGAGGTCGACACCCGCCAGGCCGAATGCGCGCTGGTGCTGCGCAACGGCCTGGAGGTGGAAGTCAGCCGCATCGGCCCCAGCGACTGCGCCTTCATCCAGGCCCTGGCCGCCGGCAGCCCACTCGGGTCGGCGGTGGGCGCCGCGTTGGCCATCGACAACGATTTCAACCTCGCCTCCACCCTGGCGCGCCTGCTCGCGGGCGGCGCCATCACCCGATTCACCCTTCACAGCGGGAGTCAGATGCCATGA
- a CDS encoding DoxX family protein codes for MNATVQIHYSHLPAKLVAQAIELCKRIPYSLVAFVARFSIAAVFWKSGQTKVEGLAIDLVDGTFQLGVPHLSASAIPLFTDEYKLPLLSPELAAHGAAFAEHLFPLLILLGLATRFSALALLAMTLVIEIFVYPDAYPTHGVWAACLLLLVSQGPGRLSIDHLIARHYQ; via the coding sequence ATGAATGCCACCGTCCAGATCCACTACAGCCACCTGCCGGCCAAGCTGGTGGCCCAGGCCATCGAGCTGTGCAAGCGAATTCCCTACAGCCTGGTGGCCTTCGTCGCGCGCTTTTCGATCGCCGCGGTGTTCTGGAAGTCCGGGCAGACCAAGGTGGAAGGCCTGGCCATCGACCTGGTGGACGGCACCTTCCAGCTGGGCGTGCCGCACCTGTCCGCCTCGGCCATTCCGCTGTTCACCGATGAATACAAGCTGCCCCTGCTCTCGCCGGAACTGGCGGCCCACGGCGCGGCCTTCGCCGAGCATCTGTTCCCGCTGCTGATTCTGCTCGGCCTGGCGACCCGCTTCTCCGCCCTGGCCCTGCTGGCCATGACCCTGGTGATCGAGATTTTCGTCTACCCCGACGCCTACCCTACCCATGGCGTCTGGGCGGCCTGCCTCCTGCTGCTGGTCAGCCAGGGACCGGGACGGCTGTCCATCGATCACCTGATCGCCCGGCACTACCAATAG
- a CDS encoding helix-turn-helix domain-containing protein: protein MSKPAHAPVPVFKLYGETTAWPTPDLIHWESIESRSRLHEWEIKPHQHGDLVQLLYVRSGRAELEVEGLVNRVERASLQVVPALCVHGFRFSDDVDGHVLTLALPLVEQVTGLLDSQALLAPACFAAGDSQPYLDTLFEAISREYARQEPGRELMLQSLISVLLVWIGRRALERTRSDTQQQDRGRLHLQEFTRLLEQHFREHLPIEHYAQRLGISAAHLNALCRRLAGQSALQMINQRLLLEAKRCLVYTAMTINQVSDSLGFSEPAYFSRFFKRGTGQSPKAFRIAR from the coding sequence ATGTCAAAACCGGCCCATGCTCCGGTTCCGGTGTTCAAGCTCTATGGCGAAACCACGGCCTGGCCGACGCCGGACCTGATCCACTGGGAGTCCATCGAGTCCCGCAGCCGCCTGCACGAGTGGGAGATCAAGCCGCACCAGCACGGCGACCTGGTGCAGCTGCTCTATGTGCGCTCCGGCCGCGCGGAGCTGGAAGTGGAAGGCCTGGTGAACCGCGTCGAGCGGGCATCGTTGCAGGTGGTGCCGGCCCTCTGCGTGCACGGCTTCCGTTTTTCCGATGATGTCGATGGCCACGTGCTGACCCTGGCCCTGCCGTTGGTGGAACAGGTGACGGGGTTGCTGGACAGCCAGGCGCTGCTCGCGCCGGCCTGCTTCGCCGCTGGTGACAGCCAGCCCTACCTGGACACCCTGTTCGAGGCCATCAGCCGCGAGTACGCGCGCCAGGAACCGGGCCGCGAGCTGATGCTGCAATCCCTGATCAGCGTCCTGCTGGTATGGATCGGCCGCCGCGCCCTGGAACGGACCCGTTCGGACACCCAGCAGCAGGACCGTGGCCGCCTGCACCTGCAGGAGTTCACCCGCCTGCTGGAGCAGCATTTCCGCGAGCACCTGCCCATCGAGCACTACGCCCAGCGCCTGGGCATCAGTGCGGCGCACCTCAACGCGCTGTGCCGGCGCCTGGCCGGGCAGTCGGCCTTGCAGATGATCAACCAGCGCCTGCTGCTGGAGGCCAAGCGCTGCCTGGTCTACACGGCGATGACCATCAACCAGGTCTCCGACAGCCTGGGCTTCTCCGAGCCGGCGTACTTCTCGCGCTTCTTCAAACGTGGCACCGGGCAGTCGCCTAAGGCGTTCCGCATCGCCCGCTGA
- the pobA gene encoding 4-hydroxybenzoate 3-monooxygenase: MKTQVAIIGAGPSGLLLGQLLHKAGIDNVVIERQSPDYVLGRIRAGVLEQGMVDLLREAGVSERMDREGLVHDGFELAFDGRREHIDLKGLTGGKTVMIYGQTEVTRDLMEARQACGARSFYGAANVQPHDLKSAAPYVTFEQNGETFRIDCDYVAGCDGFHGVSRKTIPAGVLKEFERVYPFGWLGVLADTPPVADELIYANHERGFALCSMRSPTRTRYYVQVSSEEKVEDWSDERFWEELKSRLPAQTAAQLVTGPSIEKSIAPLRSFVVEPMQYGRLFLLGDAAHIVPPTGAKGLNLAASDVNTLFRILVKVYGEGRTDLLEQYSAICLRRIWKAERFSWWMTSLLHRFPNTDDFGRRMQQTELDYYVGSEAGRKTIAENYVGLPYEAIE; the protein is encoded by the coding sequence ATGAAGACTCAGGTCGCCATCATCGGCGCCGGCCCGTCCGGCCTTCTGCTCGGCCAGCTGCTGCACAAGGCCGGTATCGATAACGTCGTCATCGAACGCCAGAGCCCGGACTACGTCCTCGGCCGCATCCGCGCCGGGGTGCTGGAACAGGGCATGGTCGACCTGCTGCGCGAAGCCGGCGTCAGCGAGCGCATGGACCGTGAAGGCCTGGTGCACGACGGCTTCGAACTGGCCTTCGACGGCCGCCGCGAACACATCGACCTCAAGGGCCTGACCGGCGGCAAGACCGTGATGATCTACGGCCAGACCGAAGTCACCCGCGACCTCATGGAAGCCCGCCAGGCCTGCGGCGCCCGCAGCTTCTACGGCGCCGCCAACGTCCAGCCCCATGACCTCAAATCCGCTGCGCCCTACGTCACCTTCGAACAGAACGGCGAAACCTTCCGCATCGACTGCGACTATGTCGCCGGGTGCGACGGTTTCCACGGTGTGTCGCGCAAGACCATCCCCGCCGGCGTGCTCAAGGAGTTCGAGCGGGTCTACCCCTTCGGCTGGCTGGGCGTGCTCGCCGATACCCCGCCGGTGGCCGACGAACTGATCTACGCCAACCACGAGCGCGGCTTCGCCCTGTGCAGCATGCGTTCGCCCACCCGCACCCGTTACTACGTGCAGGTGTCGTCCGAGGAGAAGGTGGAAGACTGGTCCGACGAGCGCTTCTGGGAAGAGCTCAAGAGCCGCCTGCCGGCACAGACCGCCGCGCAGCTGGTCACTGGCCCCTCCATCGAGAAGAGCATCGCGCCGCTGCGCAGCTTCGTGGTGGAACCCATGCAGTACGGTCGCCTGTTCCTGCTGGGCGACGCCGCCCACATCGTGCCGCCCACCGGCGCCAAGGGCCTGAACCTGGCCGCCAGCGACGTGAACACCCTGTTCCGCATCCTGGTGAAGGTCTATGGCGAAGGCCGCACCGACCTGCTGGAGCAGTACTCCGCCATCTGCCTGCGGCGCATCTGGAAGGCCGAACGCTTTTCCTGGTGGATGACCTCGCTGCTGCACCGCTTCCCCAACACCGACGACTTCGGCCGGCGCATGCAGCAGACCGAGCTGGACTACTACGTCGGCTCCGAAGCCGGCCGCAAGACCATCGCCGAGAACTACGTGGGCCTGCCCTACGAGGCGATCGAGTAA
- a CDS encoding AI-2E family transporter, whose protein sequence is MQVFSQRQLLLASWAIVLFGLLLVLPFRLLPSLLSGLLVYELVITLAPRLQPVIPGGRRARWLAVALLGTLVVSLLTLFFVWIAGVVSQEIHNPGQLLEKFIVITEQARAQLPTSVENYLPASADELRRELMDWLRDHVGQLQLLGKGAAHTFVTMLIGMILGAIIALQPIPNFETLKPLSRLLLERLALLVTAFRNIVFAQIKISLLNTSLTAIFLAVVLPLMDIHLPLTKVLILLTFILGLLPVIGNLMSNTLIFIAGFSVSLWVALGALGYLIAIHKMEYFLNARIVGGQISAKAWELLLAMLAFEAVFGLQGLVAAPIYYAYLKSELKHAELV, encoded by the coding sequence ATGCAAGTCTTCAGTCAACGTCAATTGCTCCTGGCCAGTTGGGCCATCGTCCTCTTCGGCCTGCTGCTGGTGCTGCCCTTCCGGCTCCTGCCTTCCCTGCTCTCCGGACTGCTGGTCTACGAACTGGTGATCACCCTGGCGCCGCGCCTGCAGCCGGTGATTCCCGGTGGCCGACGCGCGCGCTGGCTGGCGGTGGCCCTGCTGGGGACGCTGGTGGTAAGCCTGCTGACGCTGTTCTTCGTGTGGATCGCCGGCGTGGTGAGCCAGGAGATCCACAACCCCGGCCAGTTGCTGGAGAAATTCATCGTCATCACCGAACAGGCGCGGGCACAGTTGCCCACCTCGGTGGAGAACTACCTGCCGGCCAGCGCCGATGAGCTGCGCCGGGAACTGATGGACTGGCTGCGCGACCACGTCGGCCAGCTGCAGCTGCTGGGCAAGGGCGCGGCGCACACCTTCGTGACCATGCTGATCGGCATGATCCTCGGCGCCATCATCGCCCTGCAGCCGATTCCCAATTTCGAAACCCTCAAGCCCCTGAGCCGGCTGCTGCTGGAGCGCCTGGCGCTGCTGGTCACCGCCTTCCGCAACATCGTCTTCGCGCAGATCAAGATCTCCCTGCTCAACACCAGCCTGACGGCGATCTTCCTCGCCGTGGTGCTGCCGCTGATGGACATCCACCTGCCGCTGACCAAGGTGCTGATCCTGCTGACCTTCATCCTCGGGTTGCTGCCGGTGATCGGCAACCTGATGTCCAACACCCTGATCTTCATCGCCGGGTTCTCGGTATCCCTCTGGGTGGCCCTGGGGGCCCTGGGCTACCTGATCGCCATCCACAAGATGGAGTACTTCCTCAACGCTCGTATCGTTGGTGGGCAGATCAGCGCCAAGGCCTGGGAGCTGCTGCTGGCGATGCTGGCCTTCGAGGCGGTGTTCGGCCTGCAAGGTCTGGTGGCGGCGCCGATCTACTACGCCTACCTGAAGAGCGAGCTGAAGCACGCCGAGCTGGTGTAA
- a CDS encoding DUF6790 family protein has translation MYYAVVVAFMFLLPLLSLAVESLAAGAAITAALVAKWFVFWSVGWRLLLAGSKQIVQPRYTANVILGLKTDEALILVRELGFANVAMGVLGVLSLWQPAWQLAAALAGGLFYAMAGVSHLLQGHRNRLENVAMVSDLFAAAVLLGAFVLAF, from the coding sequence ATGTACTACGCCGTCGTGGTTGCCTTCATGTTCCTGCTGCCACTGCTGTCGCTGGCCGTGGAATCCCTCGCGGCCGGCGCAGCCATCACCGCAGCGCTGGTCGCCAAGTGGTTCGTGTTCTGGTCGGTGGGCTGGCGCCTGCTCCTCGCCGGCTCCAAGCAGATCGTCCAGCCGCGCTATACGGCGAACGTGATCCTGGGCCTGAAGACGGACGAAGCGCTGATCCTGGTACGCGAACTGGGCTTCGCTAATGTGGCCATGGGCGTGCTGGGCGTCCTCAGCCTCTGGCAGCCCGCCTGGCAGCTGGCCGCCGCCCTCGCCGGGGGCCTGTTCTACGCAATGGCAGGCGTATCCCATCTGCTGCAAGGGCACAGGAATCGCCTGGAGAACGTCGCCATGGTCTCGGACTTGTTCGCCGCCGCGGTGCTGCTCGGGGCTTTCGTCCTGGCGTTCTAG
- a CDS encoding multicopper oxidase family protein codes for MYLPRDASKARLREAENARRNFAELASALTKGEVTRRDFIKWGLTTTGGLLVPVHGLSPFTSSAYADSFDIPTGLPPSPLFGVQAFTQPMPRFDVLPRKPFTPGTGVMNPIPAYPNVPGPDPTAQANTTMQPVPAVLGGGVGPIEGRPPGPIWAHQQWSTFYPKVVVEVTQEGAKPNYAYRPQVPSSLNSGIDPTQALPPAFHPDLPVQGSLALWTFNGTLPPKLLIGRYQESILLRHHNRLPDDPTQNGGFGIHTISTHEHNGHHGAENDGFTGAYFFPRQFYDYHYPIVHGGYYSVNTQATDPRCGSPNDAGGVDRLPGDYHESMSTHWFHDHMFSFTSQNVYKGNAGMFNIYSAIDRGNEEINDGANLRLPSGNAKSYGNLDYDVNLMVADKAWDGEGQLAMNIFDFDGFLGDVMTVNLVYKPYFEVERRKYRFRILNAAVARFFKISLSDASPMIQIANDGNLLPAPVVLTTLDEMGIAERYDIIIDFARYKIGDKVWMVNLAEHENGRRPKEDISLRDALNGKSDDPCVGRFLEFRIVRNPTYPDKSQVPAVLCPNPDLSKVPVSAQRTFEFGRGANTTTSDPTSSYFGPWGVKTDGGAMLAADYGRISAGPKFGTREIWTLKNGGGGWDHPIHIHFEEGQILARDGKASNVPAWERGRKDVYRLHPGGSVTITLQFRDFGGMFMEHCHNTTHEDNAMLMRWEIDNLGGAFLRPLPTPIPTPQGVTFVPPTEILRTAFK; via the coding sequence ATGTACCTTCCACGAGATGCGTCCAAGGCGCGACTCAGGGAAGCGGAAAATGCCCGAAGGAACTTTGCCGAACTGGCCAGCGCCCTCACCAAGGGGGAAGTGACGCGACGCGACTTCATCAAGTGGGGCCTGACCACTACCGGCGGATTGCTGGTACCGGTCCACGGACTGAGCCCCTTCACCAGCAGCGCCTACGCCGACAGCTTCGATATCCCCACCGGGCTGCCGCCGAGCCCGTTGTTCGGCGTGCAGGCCTTCACCCAGCCTATGCCGCGTTTCGACGTGCTGCCGCGCAAGCCCTTCACCCCCGGTACCGGCGTGATGAACCCCATCCCGGCCTACCCGAACGTGCCCGGCCCCGACCCCACGGCGCAAGCCAATACCACCATGCAACCCGTGCCCGCCGTGCTCGGCGGTGGCGTTGGTCCCATCGAAGGACGCCCGCCGGGACCGATCTGGGCGCACCAGCAATGGAGCACCTTCTATCCCAAGGTGGTCGTCGAGGTGACCCAGGAAGGCGCCAAGCCCAACTATGCCTACCGGCCGCAAGTGCCCTCGAGCCTGAACTCGGGAATAGACCCGACGCAGGCCCTGCCCCCCGCCTTCCACCCCGACCTGCCCGTGCAGGGGTCACTGGCGCTCTGGACCTTCAACGGCACCCTGCCACCCAAGCTGCTGATCGGTCGTTACCAGGAGTCCATCCTGCTGCGGCACCACAACCGCCTGCCGGACGACCCGACCCAGAACGGCGGCTTCGGCATCCACACCATCAGCACCCATGAGCACAACGGCCACCATGGCGCGGAAAACGACGGTTTCACCGGGGCCTACTTCTTCCCCCGGCAGTTCTACGACTACCACTACCCCATCGTGCACGGCGGCTACTACAGCGTGAACACCCAGGCCACCGACCCACGCTGCGGCAGCCCGAACGACGCCGGCGGCGTGGACCGGTTGCCCGGCGACTATCACGAAAGCATGAGCACCCACTGGTTCCACGACCACATGTTCAGCTTCACCTCGCAGAACGTGTACAAGGGCAACGCCGGGATGTTCAACATCTACAGCGCCATCGACCGGGGCAACGAGGAGATCAACGACGGTGCCAACCTGCGCCTGCCCAGCGGCAACGCCAAGTCCTACGGCAACCTGGACTACGACGTGAACCTGATGGTCGCGGACAAGGCCTGGGACGGCGAAGGCCAGCTGGCGATGAACATCTTCGACTTCGACGGCTTCCTCGGCGATGTGATGACGGTGAACCTGGTCTACAAGCCGTACTTCGAGGTCGAGCGGCGCAAGTACCGCTTCCGCATCCTCAACGCCGCCGTCGCGCGCTTCTTCAAGATTTCCCTGAGCGACGCCTCGCCGATGATCCAGATCGCCAATGACGGCAACCTGCTGCCGGCGCCGGTGGTGCTGACCACCCTGGACGAAATGGGCATCGCCGAGCGCTACGACATCATCATCGACTTCGCCCGCTACAAGATCGGCGACAAGGTCTGGATGGTGAACCTTGCCGAGCACGAGAACGGCCGGCGCCCGAAGGAGGACATCTCCCTGCGCGACGCCCTCAACGGCAAGTCGGACGACCCCTGTGTCGGACGCTTCCTCGAATTCCGCATCGTTCGCAACCCCACCTACCCCGACAAGAGCCAGGTGCCGGCGGTGCTCTGCCCGAACCCGGACCTATCGAAAGTGCCGGTGTCGGCGCAACGGACCTTCGAGTTCGGCCGCGGCGCCAACACCACCACCAGCGACCCGACGTCGAGCTACTTCGGCCCCTGGGGCGTCAAGACCGACGGCGGCGCCATGCTCGCGGCGGACTACGGGCGCATCAGCGCAGGGCCGAAGTTCGGCACCCGCGAGATCTGGACGCTGAAAAATGGCGGCGGTGGCTGGGACCACCCCATCCATATCCACTTCGAGGAGGGCCAGATCCTCGCCCGCGACGGCAAGGCCAGCAACGTCCCGGCCTGGGAACGTGGACGCAAGGACGTCTACCGCCTGCATCCGGGCGGCAGCGTCACCATCACCCTGCAGTTCCGCGACTTCGGCGGCATGTTCATGGAGCACTGTCACAACACCACCCATGAAGACAACGCCATGCTGATGCGCTGGGAAATCGACAACCTCGGCGGCGCCTTCCTGCGGCCGTTGCCGACGCCCATCCCGACGCCCCAGGGGGTGACCTTCGTGCCGCCGACCGAGATCCTGCGGACCGCGTTCAAGTAG
- a CDS encoding SCO family protein, which translates to MTALRMALGLAAWLTLGGTAVGAQPWGPGYFPDVPLVTQDGETVHLYRDLLKGKSVAVNMIFTQCSQSCPLSTANLARVQALLGDSAGREIHFYSISVDPIHDTPEVLKAYAEKFHAPKGWLFLTGAPDDIALAQKKLGLWSVTDAEASDNHLASLMVGNEPTGQWMRQSTMDNPAFLASKLSAFLLGWQRQRGVSGLGYASAPTLENLDAGRYLFARACATCHSIGQGDGLGPDLLGITQRRNGDWLRRFIRAPEQMVEQMVEQKDPIALELFARFKEVQMPNLGLGEQDVEALIHYLDQAGAPPPAQDGAQPALAAP; encoded by the coding sequence ATGACCGCCTTGCGTATGGCGCTCGGGCTGGCCGCCTGGCTGACGCTGGGCGGCACGGCCGTGGGCGCCCAACCCTGGGGCCCGGGCTACTTCCCGGACGTGCCCCTGGTGACCCAGGACGGCGAAACCGTGCACCTGTACCGCGACCTGCTCAAGGGCAAGTCGGTGGCGGTGAACATGATCTTCACCCAGTGCTCGCAAAGCTGCCCGCTCAGCACCGCCAACCTGGCGCGGGTGCAAGCGCTGCTGGGCGATTCGGCGGGAAGGGAAATCCACTTCTACTCCATCAGCGTGGACCCCATCCACGACACGCCGGAGGTACTCAAGGCCTACGCCGAGAAATTCCATGCGCCAAAGGGCTGGCTGTTCCTCACCGGCGCGCCGGACGACATCGCCCTGGCGCAGAAAAAGCTCGGGCTCTGGTCGGTCACCGACGCCGAGGCCTCCGACAACCACCTCGCCAGCCTGATGGTGGGCAACGAGCCCACCGGCCAGTGGATGCGCCAATCCACCATGGACAACCCGGCCTTCCTCGCCAGCAAGCTCAGCGCCTTCCTGCTGGGCTGGCAGCGCCAACGCGGCGTGAGCGGCCTGGGCTACGCCAGCGCGCCGACCCTGGAGAACCTCGACGCCGGCCGCTACCTGTTCGCCCGGGCCTGCGCCACCTGCCACAGCATCGGCCAGGGCGATGGGCTGGGTCCGGACCTGCTGGGCATTACCCAGCGCCGCAACGGGGACTGGCTGCGGCGCTTCATCCGCGCGCCGGAGCAGATGGTGGAGCAGATGGTGGAGCAGAAGGACCCCATCGCCCTGGAACTCTTCGCCCGCTTCAAAGAGGTGCAGATGCCCAACCTCGGCCTCGGCGAGCAGGACGTGGAAGCACTGATCCACTATCTCGACCAAGCAGGTGCGCCCCCTCCGGCACAGGACGGCGCGCAACCCGCGCTAGCGGCCCCCTGA